Within the Rosa rugosa chromosome 2, drRosRugo1.1, whole genome shotgun sequence genome, the region GATGCTGATAGTAGACTGACTGAACATGAGACCAGACACCGGGATTCAAATGAACATTTGTTCCCACTGGACATAGCGAATCCACACATCACTCGAGGGATGAAAGGACGCATCGAATGGCCCCGAGCTATCCAAAAGAATGGTTCAAATGCCAAGCTTTTGGAAGCAAAAATAGAAAGCCAGAGATCTCAACTACGCCATGTTTTTAAACAGAGCTTTAGGTGACTTACTTGTTTGAGTTCTAAATACTCACCTTATGACTGAGTGAATGAGTAGCAGTTTCTGGGAAGAGTACTTAAATGTAAGTTTCTAGCTATCCAAGCATAAAAGATAAAAGTATATGCACTCTCTTCTTCGCTCTTTTCCCTTTATGTCTAGAATCAAAGATATGTGTATATCTACAGGGGAACTCAAATAACAAGCAAAACTCACCAGTCACCAGTGTTCTTTACTGAGGTCAGTGTACAAGAATAGGTTGAGTTAACTGGagaatttaatataatttttttctttataataAAGCTAACTGAAAACATTGAACATAAAAGGAAACCTTAAAGAGCTTAATTAAGAAAGAAACGAATGTAGCTAGGCATCACCTAAGTAACTCATGTTGCTTCATTCTACTCATCCGTTATCCTTCTTTACTCGACATCGTCGATCGCACCGGCAAGATTTCAGTCGGTTCCATCTCTGGATTCTCTAGGGCTTTTTTTCAGAACGAGACATGGATCTCTCCCTTTCTCAATAGCAAGTTTAGCAGTAGCTCTAGTATAGGGTTCCTCCCGGTCCCGCTGAATCCTTCTGTACTCCCCTTCATGAATACGAAGAAGCCTATAgttctataatttttctttctgtgTTTTCCACAAAAAGAACAACCCAGTCGTCCACAATGGAAGTTGAAATAAGTCCCGCACCTGCAAGTAAATAACccatggaatatatatatatatttcagaaTAAGTTCCACCCTGTTGTTGTACACTTATACTTACCAAAGCTACTCAAACAGTATAGGATTAGGCATTCAGCAAAGACCAAAATATACATATGGCATAAATAATCAAATGAAGAGACTAGAAGGATAAACAGACCTGCATCGTATTGTTGTGCAGCCTCCTGATCTTTCCACATAGATCCCACAAGTTGGGCACTTTCTCCAGTGCTTCTTGTAACCAAGTTTCTCCATAATGAGATCATCCTTTTCAGTATCATCTTTATTCAGCCTCTTAAACTCGGCATAAGTAATCCCGGCGTGCCAAGAAACCTTAAACTGCGCACAGAACAATCTTTTACAATTAGGGCACTCTAATTCCCTCACTGCCTCTGGCCTAGGCCTGGGCATATTCGGGCCGGGTCGGTTATCAGGCCCAAACCGAGTTCGAACTGAAAAAATCGGAAAGTCCATTTGTGAAACCGAACACCAGATTTGTACTAGGTTGGGCTGAATTTTCGGTTGCACCGAATTTCTGAATCGGGGCGGATCGGTTTCGGTTCCTTGACTTCCATCATCTGCAAAAAAAATCCACAAGAAGATCAGCCTCAGATGTTGTACACAAGCAGAAGAAACAATACTCAATTCTAAACCATAAGCAAAAACAATTTCGAGAGTTCTAAACCCAGAACTTGAACACATTTCCTTCCAAACCACAGATCCAAACCACATATCCAAACCACAGATCCAAACAACAGTTCCAAACCATAATCATATTCCATAATCATTCAAGAGATGTGCAGAGAGATCGACTCATTTTTAAACCTAGTATCTATACTTAGTTTTATACCTATGACCAACATCAGGTCAGAGCTGGCCTTGAGGGCTGCCCACTGAGGCAACCATCTCAGGCCACCGGCTTCCGGGGGCCTCGGAGCTCTGACTTTCAGTAAAtattttataatatatataaactctGTGCCTAAATCACCAGTGTTATAAGTTAGAGCAGTGGCAAGGCTACCTTTGAGGGGTTCTTTTCAGCATGAGTTTGAATCCCACTAATGACATTTTTGCATatgttttcttaagttttttttgtatatttttgaattagtttttttttttggtacagacATGTTCTCGAGTCGTATGTTTTTGAAGTAGTTATATAACATAAATACTATATGTTTCTTTTCGCTGTTTTCATTttataattattaaattaaataaaaaataacttgataagggaaaaaaaaatgtatatctTCGCCTCAGGCCTCTACAATCTCAGGATCGGCCCTGCATCAGGTAATCAATCCAGCAAACAGCCCCAACattaggtaaaaaaaaaaatcccaatttGAGTAATTTCTTCACACATATCGGTGGATAGAGAGACGTCGGAGATGGCTGACCGAGGGCGGAGAATCGGAGAGAGATCGGGAGGTTGAGTTCTAAACCCCAATTGGACTTTTTGTTCGGAGgttgagagagaatgagagttaGGCTTCTGAAAGAGAAATCACAAATGAATGCGGCTGTGTGGGTGTAGCCTACATTAGGTGTGGTGATTCAGTGTGGTACGATacaatgaaagaaagaaaacaacctATCAAGTATTGACACATAATATAAATTATATAATTTATATTAACAAATTCGGTCGGTTCGGTTGTTAAGCGGTCGGTATAATGACCAACACCGCTTTCGACCCCTATACATTCGGTTTCGGTTCGGAAATTTTcctcttttttccttcttcattCGGTTCGGAAACCGACCCACACATTTTTCGGGTCGGTGCGGTCGGAAAACCGCTTTGTATTCGGTTATGCCCAGCCCTACTCTGGCCCATCGTCGATCAACATTGCGGAGCAGTCCTTAAAGGGCCAGTAAAATTTCTGAGACTCAATAATCACATCCTCGCACAACCATGTTCCCCATTTTTCAAACACCTCGGGTTTCAGAATCGAATGGCAATATTTGAGATCCAGTGACCCTTTGCAATCGGGTACAAGGCACCTTATGCTTGCTATATTTTCTTGGAGCTTCGAGCCACATATTTGACCACGCAATCAGTACAATAAACATGGCTGCAATTTTTTATACCAAACGATTTTTGTGCCGGCTTGGTCTCCGcacaaatttcacaaacaaaaTATGGGGCTTTGGAAGTAGCACAAGAACCCTCGTTTGAGGTTTTTATTCGCTTACTTTTCCCGAAAAGGATATTGGAGGGTTTGAACCTAAGAACCCTTACCTTTCATCTCTATCGTAATAGTTTAGGGCAGAGAGATCGATGAAGTTACCTGCTTTAGTGGGACGGGGGCGGATTTTAGGGTTTCGTTATGATTCGTAAATTGATTCC harbors:
- the LOC133729889 gene encoding uncharacterized protein LOC133729889; translated protein: MLVIDDGSQGTETDPPRFRNSVQPKIQPNLVQIWCSVSQMDFPIFSVRTRFGPDNRPGPNMPRPRPEAVRELECPNCKRLFCAQFKVSWHAGITYAEFKRLNKDDTEKDDLIMEKLGYKKHWRKCPTCGIYVERSGGCTTIRCRCGTYFNFHCGRLGCSFCGKHRKKNYRTIGFFVFMKGSTEGFSGTGRNPILELLLNLLLRKGEIHVSF